The sequence taacaataatctaggttatagataaaatatttataaagtaaaaaagtattgaaagtattaaaattgttaagtacAAACTCATAACTAAtgtacaattgtttttaatattaaaatgttaaaaaatatattatgcaattcaaaaaatcatatataattttagtaatttaacaaTACAAAAACAGTTCATAAATACAagaattaatgaatatattaatataataaagagtatttaacatttttatcacaatataatgataattattaatatgaaaacttatataacttaaaacaaattataaaatgtaggcaatttttgtataaaacactttgttagatatttaaaaaatcattttcaatcataaatttagaaaattgatACCTAATCTTTGAAATTCATAACAAAGTACATTTAATTAGGAATATCCACTATAGTTGTCATACggtacaaataaaacaaaaatttaatttttattattagatacttCTTCAACAGATTTTAATTCTAATACAGAATCAAACATTTTACCATCAACTAAGAGCTTAAGATTTTCACCAGCATAAGATAAAAGAGGTGAAATCTCACATTCAATGttttctgttttaaattttcctccagatttttcaacaaattttctATGAAGTGAAAAGACATCCAAGCGAGCAGTTTTAGGGTTATCTTTGCCATTAGGCACATCTGCATTCTTTAAAGCACTAAATTCTTCATCTCTTTCTACTTCCCAAACAGCAAGACGattacaaaattcaaaaacatcGAAAATAAATTTCTCCATTTTGATACCATTTGGTTCTTCAGGTTTGCATACAGTGCCATCATCATTTatataaggtattttttttttagcaacatgcaattttaatttactattatatttgtaagcaacatcatttaaaaaatctgTTGTAAAAAAATGGTTACAAATATTACCAGCACTAAAAGTTAAGCGGCCATCTGGATTTCTTTTTTCAGCTGTATTTTCAGTGATTTCACTATACTCAACAACTTGAAATTTTCCGTCAACCTCACATACAACACCTAGTGGCTCAGAGGGATATGCTTTTTCAACAACTTTTGCCCCACATTCAGCATTCTTTGTTATGCAATACCCAATAAATATTGGATCTGCTactttaactaatatattatctacactATGAGCATGGAGGTATTCAACACCTAGCCTATTAATTTCATCCAGTATATTACGATCACGTAAAGCTTTATATATACCACCATTACCATCTGGAgatttagaaattttatttataccttcCATAATAATTTTCCCATCAAATGTAAATGCTGGCAACATatattgttcaaaaaatataacttttttttcatctaggccaaaataattattttccttaaAGTATTTCTTAGTAGGTTCCATAGTGTGTTCACTAGTCATTATAAACCAAGGTAAACCTTTACTGCTtccaaaatttttatttgctaGCCTAATCAGACAGCGAATACGTTCTCCTTGAATACGGAATAACGATTTATGAGATGGTAAACCGACGTCATACATACCTTTAGGGTAGTTAACTCCAAGCCTTGTACCTTGCCCTCCAGCCATTAACAACACTCCGACTTTACCTTGGGATATCTGCTCAAGTCCAATCTGCTCATATTTAGTCAAAAGTTCTTTTGGACTGCGGTTCACAGCACCATAAAGTTCAGCGGGTATAGGGCTCATTCTATTATCCAATTTTTGTTGATTGACATTCATATTTTCTacagtatttttaaacatttcaacaACTTCAGGAATGTTCAGTTCACAGACGTCTTCCAACAGAAAGGCTTTTTCTTTTTCATCGAGTTTgttccaaaatttaaaaatatgttcttgatcatattttttaagcaaTGTTATTACAGAATCAAAGTCAGACATTATCAACAATTGgtaagtaaaaacaataatataaatatatctataacatttacagaacaataattaataactaaaaatgtactAGTGTATGGTATCTAACAACTTACATactggtaaatactaaatacaatgCAACTTTGGATGTGCCAAACTGCCAACTGCTAAGCGCCAACTGCCGGAGTGCCAGGTGGACAGTGGCCGGAGTGGCCACTGCAAGACACGTTGAGCTTAAATCTTCCACTTttcacttttatataataagattttatGGCGGTCAACTGATAAAAACGTAATCAAAGATACTACATCATATGTCaaggatatttaattatttatactatgataAACAGGTGAACGGTCACATAGATCCCTCGACAGCTAGATCCCGGAGACTAACTGACGCAAGAGGATCCAATTGACGCGAGATTAAAATGACGCATGAGGATCTAATTGGCGggggattaaaataatcataaggattttactacaaaagttttaactttattcatATTCTCACTCCCAGTCTCAGAGGTTAGTCGTAAGTTCAGTGGCGCCgatctatatttcatgttaggggaaaaaaatgctggtgttagacccacctactaaaaaaatgtttagttagttacgttcgaatggtactatatttatttctaactatatacatacaagatactgcataacaaactatttttgattatcaccCACGACCCACCCACCCATAAATATTTCTGGGGAATTTTCCCCAGTTCATACCCGTGTTCGGCGCTACTGTTAATACAAataccaaatttgaatattgacaaaactgtatattttaacgaaaaataacgattatataggtataattatctattttgttttaagttattacaaaaatattatttaaagacaccaattcgtgtattattatttaacactataacagagaagtattcaaaatattatgtagattagttttaagctgtttatgccataaatttattaacaccAACAGTGGCGGCTCGTCATGGGTCTTTGAGATGGCGGACTCACCATAAAAAAAGgtagtaaagcaataaaaaagtttgaagaaaattgtagtacctataatttaatatttttgtctatttggaaaataattatgatggttttcgatattaatattgattattgataatattataatattattacattaataatgagaagacgagtgtcattcaataataatacgggcgaaaaatatcgataacaacaactaattactaatttatgcgaTGCCAATGGCAGAAACTTTGAATGAGTCTAGTCTCAATGTCCTAAACAACATATATACAATCTACCCCGCCCTCCGCCTTGTCgtgcatataaaatttgtataagtacacaattgagtctctcgaacggcagactcccgaataaatttaaatgtctggctaataataatattacaatattataatacagtatataatctatggatatattggatctatcatattaatctattatctatggtaatcatcaatcttcgctattcgtcggagacgattgacggttataataattttaacggagaaaaaaatagacgtacaaatcgttaaaccgtactttaatatatataacattttacacgcatatgccgttctgttcaacttatttttatgaaatatctcaatatctgCAATTCGAAACGTGGTAAAGACGTACGAGGAAAGGTGTTCCTGCGTCGGCGATGTGGTTACTGAACATGTGGACATCAAATATGACACAactaagtttcacaaaaaaaatcgatgtttacgtgagtttgattttctatacttttagagctttaatttacttttttagacataaaataaatacatacttattgcaccggacaatctgctacacgccgggtgacgtatacgtatgcatattttattcccgaacatacgatgcataaaatacgtgagaccaaaaatacataatcgtcatattaatatattaccggacccattttatataataatttatatttatattaattgtatgaatagcatttttcat is a genomic window of Rhopalosiphum padi isolate XX-2018 chromosome 4, ASM2088224v1, whole genome shotgun sequence containing:
- the LOC132930715 gene encoding UDP-N-acetylhexosamine pyrophosphorylase; its protein translation is MSDFDSVITLLKKYDQEHIFKFWNKLDEKEKAFLLEDVCELNIPEVVEMFKNTVENMNVNQQKLDNRMSPIPAELYGAVNRSPKELLTKYEQIGLEQISQGKVGVLLMAGGQGTRLGVNYPKGMYDVGLPSHKSLFRIQGERIRCLIRLANKNFGSSKGLPWFIMTSEHTMEPTKKYFKENNYFGLDEKKVIFFEQYMLPAFTFDGKIIMEGINKISKSPDGNGGIYKALRDRNILDEINRLGVEYLHAHSVDNILVKVADPIFIGYCITKNAECGAKVVEKAYPSEPLGVVCEVDGKFQVVEYSEITENTAEKRNPDGRLTFSAGNICNHFFTTDFLNDVAYKYNSKLKLHVAKKKIPYINDDGTVCKPEEPNGIKMEKFIFDVFEFCNRLAVWEVERDEEFSALKNADVPNGKDNPKTARLDVFSLHRKFVEKSGGKFKTENIECEISPLLSYAGENLKLLVDGKMFDSVLELKSVEEVSNNKN